Part of the Carcharodon carcharias isolate sCarCar2 chromosome 11, sCarCar2.pri, whole genome shotgun sequence genome, TTTTATTACCCTGACATAGACCGGGATAGTAATAGCGcgaagggtggtggggggaggggaaagaatatATTAAGTGCACCCAGAAGAATTGTCTAGattatggcccagatcttctggtctctggatGATCATACCCCAGAAGGTGCGCTGCAGAAACCTCTCAGAAGTCTCAACACAAGGATTTTGCAGGAACAGCCTGATAAGTTtggacttccgatgggcaattccccagCATCTAGAACACCCCGAAACTGTGAGTTGGAGTCAGAGACTTTCGAATGTTCCGGCTCgcttaccagaatagttacccagaaaaagttagaatcaTTATTAAAagcagttctaactcctgggtaactatattaCTGACactcccacccaactcctcattGGATTCCACAACtatccctcccccacacctgaCCATCACCTTCGAACTACTCCCTTgacaccctgcccccaccaacaGCCCCCATGACAATTCCACCCTCCCCAGGACCAAACTCCCCCAAAACCCCAAATACACCCCACAGCCCTGACTACTTCACAATCACCTGACATCCGGCTTTccctactccctcactcaccgatccACGTGCCACCctagcccctcacccacccacctgccaccttagcCCCTCACCCATGTGTCACCctagcccctcacccacccacctgccaccctagccCCTCAACCACCATGGCAAATTTAAGCTTACTAGAATACAGCGACTCGTGCTGTAAAAATGGGGGCATGGCTTGGCCCGAAATCCTGCACTACGAAGGAGGACTCGCAGAGCAGGTGTGTTGTGTATTTCTGCAGAGGCCCAGTTTagggtgagaaatgtggagctctTGAGCAAGGTAAGCAAATAAGACCAGAGTGGCAATACGACATTGATCGCCACTCCTTGGAAGATATGGCCGAATGTTTCTAATCCAAACAGGAAGATGGCATTGTTGGATCTCATTCTAGGGAATGCGGTGGACCAaatgtcagtaggagaacattaaggaaatagtgatcatagcAATAGAAGGTTATGTTAGctaatggaaaaggataaggagcaattcggggggaggggggaagatgtTGCCAAAGTAATAGGAAAGGAAGAGGAAGCTGAGACACTTGATGGGCTAAAATCAATAAAGAGGTGATATTAAAAAGCTGTACTTACAACTGCTGTCACCAGGACTGGATCAGATTCATCGAATGATACCGGGAGAATCAaatgtggaaattgcagagacaatggccataattttccaaaacaaaaacaaaaatacctggaaaaactcagcaagtctgacgcatctgcggagaggaacacagttaacgtttcgagtccgaatgacccttcaacagaactaaataaaaatagaagagaggtgaaatataagctagtttaaggggggtaGGTCAAGTATGACAAGTAATTTTCCAATCCTgcttagatacaggggtggtgccaaaggactggagaatggcaaatgttacacccataTTCAAAAAAGGATGCAAGGATAAGTCCAGCAAATGCAGACAGTTTAATCTTAATGGTAGAATGCTTTTAGAAATGGTAACCTTCAACAAATTTAACAGTCATTTAGAAAAATATGAATAAATTAtgcaaagccagcatggatttgttaagggaaaagtTGTTTTACCAACTCAACAGTTTTTTTGATGAGGTTGATGTGGGTGTATATGGATAtcccaaaggcatttgatgaagtgccataTTAACAAGCTTGTCAGCAATGCTAAAgtgcatggaataaaagggacagtggtagCATAGATAGCAAATTTGAGGAGAAGAAAGAGCTGCAGGGAATGGTTGTTTATCAGTTTGGAGGAACGTATATAGCGGAGTCCCCGAGGAGATCACTGCTTTTTTGTTTGATACATACGAATGATCTAGACTTGGGTGTGCACAGCACAAGTTCAAAATTTACagctgacacaaaacttggaagtattgttaaCTGTAAGGATGtaagtgatagacttcaagaagacATGGACAGGTTGGTGGAACGGATGGACACTTGGCAAagaaaatttaatacagagaggtgGGAAGCAATGCATTTTGGTAGgcaaaggagaggcaatataagataAATGGTAAAATTCCAAAGGGATGCAGGAACAAAAGGACCTAGGGGTATGTGTGCTCAAatggttgaaggtggcagggcaggttgagaaagtgtttAAAAAGCATTTGGGATCATTGGTtttgtaaatagaggcattgagtataaaagcaaggaggttatggtgAACCACTATAAAACACTGGTTGAGCCTTAACTGGAGTAgtgtgcccaattctgggcaccacactttagaaagaatgaaagaaagctttagagagggtgcagaaaagatttatgagaatggttccagggatgagggacttcagttacttaGATAGATAGgataaactgggattgttctccttaaagggaagattgagagaagatttgatggaggtgttcaaaatcatgaggggtctgaacagggtagatagggagtaattgtttccattggcagaagggttgaaaTCAGTGGACACCAATTTAAAGATGAATGGTAAAAGACCTCAGggcaatatgaggaaaaacttaatTTATGCAACAAgcgattagggtctggaatgcactacccgaGAGTGTGGTGAAGCAGATTCAACGGTGGCTTCCAAAAGAAActgaataattatctgaagagaaaaaatgagCAAAATTACACAGGTGGAGAACTAGAcgagttgcttttgcagagagctggGATGGCGGTCAAATCCTtccgtgctgtaaccattttatgatttaGGAAACGAGCAAAGTTAACATCTAAATGTCAAAAGTAGACTGATACTTCCAGCAAAAACCCCGTCAACAACtacaaaaaaaacacacaaggAGGCATTGCCCaagggactgtaccccagcaaGAACGCCAGACACTTTTCAAGAGAACACCAGAGagtggaaataaaaacaaatataaTTGTTAACCCAGCAGCTACCGTTTATGCTCACATCGCTCTTGTTTATGTTGACCATGGCCTGGACGCTCTTCCTCTTCTTGTACTTGTCCTTGTAAGTTTTGTTGCGGTGTTTTTTGCACATCCAGGGTTTCCTGGGTTTAGCCACCTGGTTGGTGGTTTCCGTGCATCCCTCGTACACACATTTCCTGGTCACCATCTCACTGTGGCCGCTCTCTTCCTCttcttcatcttcctcctcctcctcctcttcctcctcctcctcctcgttgtcttcttcttcctccccctccccctccccctccccgttagcctcccctgagctctctctgctGTCAGGAGCCTCCGGcgcttcccctcctccctcctggttACTTTCGGAACAAGCCGCGTCCATGGCCACTGTGGTCAGCTCCTGGTGGCTGACACTGCCAGGGGACAGATTCGGCTCCTCGCTGTTCTGACCGCGCTCGCTCTGCGCCTCACTCATCCCGAATCTCCCGCCGCAAACGCCTGCTGTCAGCGGACCACCGCCAAGCGCCCAGGATCCGCTCTCACTCCAGGTCCATACTCCACTGAGCATGCTCCAAAGTCCGCTCCGCACTGAGCATGCCCGAGGTCTCACTCCGCCCCTCTCCCGTACGCACCAATTAGCTGCTCTCCTCTAGCTGGGCCCGTgtcaatataaataaataaagacGTGTGGAGAGTAGACACGTGACTTTTAGCTGCCATTGGACATCAGCCATCTTGGTAATGGAAAAACTGTGTTTTGGTTTCCTTGCCCCTCTGGTCAGGAGTCCCCAACTTTAGTTGGAAGAGAAGTGAACGGAAATCGTGTCGGAGAGGAGAGCAGTACTTCTTcgaggtaggcattcctggaagagaagtttAGTTGGAAGCATTCCTGGTGAGTTGATCACTTACCGCGTGATATCTGATCACTGTGGAAGATGGTGGTTTGCATGTGGTAGCCCAACTATGTATTAAGCAACGCCTAGTGGCTTAGGAACCCCACTCTGGCAAGGAAGTCACTGCTGTATTTGCAGGAGGAGAGAAGCAGCGAAACATGAGTCTTCATGTAGTTTAGTAGGCCTGGGCTCGGGTCTgagggggaagaaagagaggcagagtggtGCAACCTAAGTCGTGGCAGGCCCATGGTAGGGGTAGGTCAGAGCCCAACTCTTGGTGGGGTTCCTGAGTCTGTCTCGGGCAGGGTTACGGTGAGGGTGTGATAGGCTGCTGagtgagagggggggaagaggggggtgcGGCAGGTGGTTGGGAAGAGGGGTTGCTGAATGAGTGTGTCAAGGACtgttgggtgtgtgagtgggggcagggataTTGGGTGGATATGTGTGTTTGGTGGGAAGCAGCATGCAGAGAGTTGAGTGGGGTCCGTAAGGAGCATCAAAGGAGTTGAGGAGGCAGACTGTAAGCAAAGTATATGATATGTGGAATGCTGTGAGGGGCCTAGTTTTGCAACTGAATGATTTCCAGTTTCCCACACAGGAACTTAATTCTTTTATATCTCTTAATGAATGGATGATCATCAAGCCCAGCCACCCCTATCCCACCAATGGTTTGAGACAACAAAAGTGGATCTGTTCAGTCTTTTTTTCTGCCTAgcgtatgttgtccaggtctcaccacagAGAAGTTCACTGAAGCTTGCTGGACTATTGGTTTGGTGTGCTCAGTCAGGTTGATGTTATTCCTTACTCTTTTACTTGGACAAAACAGCTTGCTGTAGTTTCAGGGTATTTGAcgcagcaagggttaatgtgggaatgGAAGACAGTACTGTTCAGTGTGATGTAAAGGGACACATGATAAGGGACCTGTTTACTTCCATACTAGTCCGGGCTATAACTTGTATATATGTGAATAGTTATCAGTTACCAATAAACACTACTATTCAACCTTACAGGCCTCTGAACCTCTTCACGAGACCTGCTGAACAAACCCCCTTACAACATGGCAGTAGCTCTGAAACAAACCCAGGACTGAAGAAGCTGGTGAAGGATCCCGGAGCCTGAAAAAaaacagcatcctgacttgattGCAGTGCACCTGAGTTGAAAACACAGCTAGAGACAGCCTAAAAAGAAGCTCTGCTGCAGACATGTAGGCCGAAGGGTCGAAGAAAAATCCATTGTGCAGCTAAAGGGCTCCACCAGAGCACGTGGCAGTCCATTGTGAATTCCCATCGATTGTAGAATCAAAGGACCTAGCAAGGGTGAACAAAAATTCAGTTCCCTGGCTAACCAGTCTTCAGGCCATTCATCAGTCCGAGCTCTGAAGaatagtcatacagactcgaaaccttaattttctttttctctccgcagatgctggtagacctgctgagcttttccagtttTCTGTTTTTGAATCAGTCAGAGCAGTCTGTTTCGTTAATCACCGCAGCCAACCTGAGTTCAGAGACTGGCCACGCCACGTGACAGCCGAGCTTCGGGAATCAcctttttaacttccctaaaaTGTTCTAAAAGGCCCGAATCtttgatttaaaacaaaaatttcaCTGCAAGAAAATGATCCCTTTTGAGGACAGATCCGCAATCGCCACTAGAACTTGCCAAACGCAGAAGCATTGACAAAATAGTTACTAGTGAAGCCATCTTtaaaagtgaaacagcatttaaaGTTATACTCCCCTGAGCTGAAAAGCAAACATGGATAATAAATCAACcctaccagatcaatttgggctGATACAAGGGCAGAATTGGGGGCTTTGGCAAAAAGGATTTTCGAGATGCATGATAGCTTCGGGATTTGATAAGAAGACAGAGGCTGGACAAGTGAATACTCTACTGTACTCAGTAGGTCGAATAGCCGATGAAATCATTGTGAGGCAAGGAATAAATAAATCTTCAGATAAGTTTGAAGAGTTTCTGAAATCCTTCAATACCTACTTTAAGAAGTAATAAAATTTTAGAGCTAGCAATGCTTAACAAGTGAGTCCAACAGCCTGGAGAACCTGTTGACTCTTTCATAATCTAATTATACAGATTGACTGAAGGCTGTGACTACAGCGACCTTAAGTCAGAGCTCATATGAGTCCAAATAGTAGTTGGAGTGGCTGACAATGCCCTTTCAGACATACTACAGACAAAAGAAGATCTGACACTAGAAAAAGCCATCCAAATAGACAGTCTGAAATTCGTCAACAACACCAGTCCATTCTATGTAGTGAGGTTAAGCCATGGTATAAAGCAACACCAACTGTCCAGCTCATAAAGCAGCAAAAGGTcagggagactccaggccaaggaaAACAATACCCAAACAGAGCACATCATGGTGGAAGACCATGTCAACGCTATGAAGCCAAAAGATCACACTGGTGAGAGCAATGTCCAGCAATCTCTGTGCCGTATTTCAACTGCAACCTGGGACACTTTGGAAAGCTGTGCAAGTCTATGACGTCAAGAAGTGCAGAGGATCCCAAAACAGCCCATGAGATTGAGGTACCACACCAGGACAAAGTTCAGCCATGCTCCTTGGGTGAGATCAAGGATCCTGGGTTCtccttttggaatgctgacatctcTGTAAATGGTTACCTCACCAATTTCAAATTAGATATGGGAGTCAGTGTTATGGCCCTCTTGGATATGGAACCATGGCTGAAAGACCTCTGGCTATGAGTGACAGGCACACCAATCTATGGCCCTGGAGGAATCTGACTTCTGGTGAGAGATATGATCGAAGGACCACTCGAGTGACAAGCAAATAGTTAAGATTTTGTACGTCATCCAACACTATCCTTTTCTCTCTTAAGTAGGGATGCCAGTGTTGCCCATGAGCTCATGGATGAGGAGCATTCAAACAGAATGGAGATACACCGTCAACTCCCAGAGAGATCACAGTGGACCccatggaaaaagaaaacctaGGTTCATAGTATGAAGGAACGGATTGAGCACTGCCCCTGGAAGGAACAGGGCAGGCCTTTGGTGTCCGAACAAAGCAGATGAATTGTTGATAAGGAAAGGTTGAATTCTAGGGGGCACAAAAAGCGAATTAAATGGGGACGACCAAGTGCCACAAACACACAATACGATTTCAATTCCAAGCCAGCAACGCTTGACCAAAGCAACTGAGCCTGCCAGTCCTCCACATGTGATCAGGACAAGATTGAGAAAATTTGTCAAGCCTCCAGACcaactgaatttataaagtcagaaacctgagagggggagaaggggtagcacttttttttaaagtgttggGTAAAGACTCGGGGAGGTCTTGTACATGGGTGTCTGCCatagtaagggttaatgtggaactggagaatagtaccacccacagtgtgatgtaacagGTCACATGACAAAGGACCTGGGTCAGTCTAAGAGTGTGCCGAGGTCTGTATAGAAGTAAACGGAGTTCGCTCGTAGCGTGGGCTATACCTTGTGTATATGTGAATAATTATctgttaccaataaacactacTGTTCAACCTTACAAACCTCTTTGTGAACTCTACAGAACAAATCCTTACAACACTTGGGATGTGtgtattgatttcagcatcacgTGACAGATTGCTGATGATTCTGAAGTCTAGATATCTGAAGCCATCAACAACTTGCAGCGctgcattgtcaatgctgataacTGGCAGCatgacaaaatcctggaccatgacatttgccTTCTTGATACTGAgagtcaaaccaaactctttacaggcatGAGAGAGTCTGTCCTTTTGCCACTAAATGTATTCCTTGGTATGGAATACTAGTGTGACACTGTCAGCATAGAGCAACTCTCTGAtaaggaacaaaaataaaaatagctggaaaaactcagcaggtctgacagcatctgcagagaggaacacagttaacgctttgagtccatatgactcttcatcacaactaagggaatatagaaatgagatgaaatataagctcgttgagggggatgggacaggtagagctggatagagagccagtgatagatggaggcaaagaagagattgccaaagatgtcatggacaaaggggtgttgacggtggtgctattagctaagaaatgtgctaatggtgacattaagggtag contains:
- the LOC121283795 gene encoding regulatory factor X-associated protein isoform X2, with product MLSGVWTWSESGSWALGGGPLTAGVCGGRFGMSEAQSERGQNSEEPNLSPGSVSHQELTTVAMDAACSESNQEGGGEAPEAPDSRESSGEANGEGEGEGEEEEDNEEEEEEEEEEEEDEEEEESGHSEMVTRKCVYEGCTETTNQVAKPRKPWMCKKHRNKTYKDKYKKRKSVQAMVNINKSDVSINDASDLLSFSRYFCFCFGKLWPLSLQFPHLILPVSFDESDPVLVTAVVSTAF
- the LOC121283795 gene encoding regulatory factor X-associated protein isoform X1, encoding MLSGVWTWSESGSWALGGGPLTAGVCGGRFGMSEAQSERGQNSEEPNLSPGSVSHQELTTVAMDAACSESNQEGGGEAPEAPDSRESSGEANGEGEGEGEEEEDNEEEEEEEEEEEEDEEEEESGHSEMVTRKCVYEGCTETTNQVAKPRKPWMCKKHRNKTYKDKYKKRKSVQAMVNINKSDDDADERPTSATKQRLSCMIVHQASRKASLLEQVLNQKRLSLLRSPEVVQFLQQQQRLLSNQALAQRQQFQETPM